Below is a window of Musa acuminata AAA Group cultivar baxijiao chromosome BXJ3-11, Cavendish_Baxijiao_AAA, whole genome shotgun sequence DNA.
AGGAGATATAGAGGAAGATTCAAAAAGACCttattagaaattataaataaagatttaattattttaaaattaactaAACATATAGTTTGTTTACAGATTTCAATGGTGACAAAGAAAAACCATATAGCtgaccctaaatagttgggacttatagtttttctttttgttgtactAAAGAATTAGGCTTGCTTGTTCTATATTGTACCTATATTTGGAATCTAGGAAACTATTAGTAGTAAAATAGGATTTTTTTCCAACTAAATGAGCtgtttaaattaataattaaatcagtCCAAAAATAACAGGAAAATGGAGAAATATGTCTTGTTACTAATTGAGTTGATGAATAGGCTTGGACAGCCCTCCCCTTTCCTTAATTGGCTGGAGTGGCTTGGAAAGGCCAGATCATTTCTAGCAGTTGTTGACCTCAATCAGCATCACTTAAAATTtccattatttttttgttttgttctacTTTTATGGGagtttcagatcaaaatttccagTCACAGTAGTGTTGCATAAATGAACAATGATTCTTTTACCTGCTTGTGCTAATTATGAATAAACTTTATAAACATTTATTATAAAGTTCAATGACATGTTTTAACAAGAGGAGGATAAACTCAGAAATCGTACACATATAATTAATCAGTACTCGACAGGAAGTGAAGATGTTTGTCAAGTTGTCAGTATTCATAGGGTTTTCTTGTCAAGATGATTTTTGCATATCatataataatttcaaaatatattatattttgctGGCATCAAATATATTGTCCTGTCAGCACAGTAAGGGTCAAGTGTTGAATGTTACCTTGTCGATTGATGTATCTATTGTTGTAGCTTGTCTTCCTAGTGCCTTTTCTTTTAGATCTTATTCCATAATTTTGTTTAATTGTTTAGCTCATTGTTTACTTTTCTTTTGGATTGTTTTGCTTCCCCATTCTGATACATAATTAATGTTTTATTATGTTTcgcccaaggattgaaatatcgtaccgtactggtGTTTCGATGTTCGCTCGATACgctacgatactgtataccgagcggtataccgtttagtataccgctcggtgtgtgtgtgtgtgtgtgtataagcgacgtcgcctctctcttctcctaaGCGGGGTGACATCAcctcgtgtatatatatatatatatatatatatatatatatatatatatatatatatatatatatatatatatatatatatatatatatatagttccgtCCGGTAATGGGCGGTCTGTGTACCGGTCAGCTGACTGATCGGTATGTATCGCCCATActagacggtattattcgaaattgcataccttggtttcgTCATGTCTAACTTTGGTAATATTCACTTCTTTTCTGTTTCCTTGTTCTCATGATTGTTTGTATTTTTATATACTGCTTTTTCTGTCTGAAGCTCTTTGAATATATGTGTCTGAGAATATTGTTTGTTTCCAGATCCGTCCACTTGCACAGTTTCTGTCAATGTCCCAGCTACATTTGCAAGCTCAACTGAATTGATTTCTGCTTGTGCACTTTATCATGACAAAGGGCCAGAACCATGGCTCCGAAAGACAAGTACAGATGCATGGCTTTCTACTGGAATTGCTGAGGCGGTTGATGGACATGATGGATTATACAATGATCAAGGCGATATATATTGTTTGGTGTGTTATGAAAGTGGCACACTTGAAATCTTTGACgtatcaaatttcaaatgtgtttTCTCTGTAGACAATTTTGTTTCTGGAAAGACCCATCTCTTTGACAAATATGCTCGAGAACCAAGCAGAAACTCTCAGGGTATTAAATCGAAAGTTACTGATGAAGCAAATGGCTCTGTAAAGAAAGAGCTGCCACAAGACATGAAAATTGTTGAGTTAGCCATGCAGAGATGGTCTGGTCAATATAGTCGACCATTTCTTTTTGGAATACTAAGTGATGGAACGATGCTTTGTTATCATGCATACTTATACGAGGGTCTGGAAAATACACCAAAAGTTGAAGATGCAGTTTCCCCTCACAGATCTGCTGAGATGGGCAACGTGAGTGCTtcaagacttcacaatttgagatTTATCCGTGTTGCTGTTGACACGGCTACAAGTGAAGAGGCTTCAAATATTGTTTCAAGGCCAAGAATTACAGTATTCAAGAATGTTGGTGGCTACCAAGGTTTATTCCTTTCTGGGTCAAGACCAGCTTGGTTTATGGTTTGTAGGGAGCGACTTCGAGTTCATCCCCAGGTTTGCTGGTGTtctgttcacttacaataattgaATTCATTGCATATAGATAAACATCTACCAATGCCTAAGAGTATAAAACTGTATTTCTGGAAAAGCACTTATACCAAAGATCATTTGTCGTCTGTATAACAGATTAACATGTCAACAAAATTACCTGATACATGGTTTTTGAGTGAAAAGTTGATCAACTAGGATACAACATGAAATCTATATTGTGTGAGGCATGTACCCAAAAAAGGAAAAACTTTAGGTTCACTATGAGTATTATATGGAGGTTTCCTCAAACCATATGGACTATTTAATTTCTATAATCTGCACTGGCTTTCTTGCATTTAACCTAAAGCTGATGGTCTATATTCTTTCATTTAGAAttttgcatttaaattttgtGTAGCTCTGCGATGGCTCCATTGTGGCTTTCACTGTTCTACACAATGTAAATTGTAATCATGGACTTATATATGTCACCTCACAGGTAATCACAAATCTATAGTTTTTACCTTTCTTAGTTTCTCTTTTAATTGGATTACGTGTAAGACTGTCTGACAAGTGAGTTTTCTTCTTAGGGCTATCTGAAAATCTGCCAGCTGCCAGCTGTGTGCAACTACGATAACTATTGGCCAGTTCAGAAGGTGAAGTCATAGGTGTTCCAACCATTGTTAATCATTCTTTCTAGCATTGCTTCTGAAGTGAAGCAACTAAGACATTTATCTTTTTGGTTAGGTCCCTTTGAGGGGTACCCCACATCAGGTCACTTACTATTCTGAAAAGAACCTGTATCCACTGATAGTATCTGTCCCAGTAAGTTATCCTACATTATGTTGATTTAGAGCTCAAATATCTGTCTTGCAAAGCTTTTAGCAATGCCTAGGATTTATGTCAATGCTATACTTATTTTGATTGTTACTGTTTGtcttattctatgatttgttCTGAATGATGCAGATTCATTGAATTCTTTCTTGGAATGCAACTGACAAACACATTATGTTTCACATTTGGCTTTCTTTAGTTATTTGACATTAATAGACAATTTTGATTGGTTCCTTGAATAAAAATGGGTTCAATTTTACACATTTTTGTTGATCTAAATATGTAATCATCCGAGGATAAACTATCATATAAATCAAGGTTCTGAATACTgtaccataccggtgtaccaATCAAGTGTTGGTACGATATATATCGAGCTGTATTGATGCACGATACACTAAGGTGTACCGATGTACTGCCCATACCGATCCTCTATTGGATTGGTATGTACTgtccataccgagcggtatggtatggtattacAAACCATGATATAAATAAACACATTAAAGCAAGTTTTTGTAATCAATATGCCACAAATTTTGGAAGAAACAGACGTCTGATGTAGGCAAGTTCGTTGTCATAACAAAAGCACTAATTGCCATTGCTTAAAATATGACAGATCAGCTTTAGAGGGTCAAAAGAAGCTGAATTTAAAACATTGACACCTTGAAAAATTTCACTTTATGTTATTCTCTCTCAGTGTATTCAATAATCGTTGATGTCATTATGTTGTCTAAATTTTCCTATACATTCCTTTCCGTATTTCCTTTGTATATTATTCATTCTGTCAAGTAATGACATTGCTTTTCACACATATgctattttattgatctcttgttTATTTCTGCTTCTGTAGGTTGTTAAGCCTCTTAGTCAAGTCCTTTCGTCTTTGGTTGATCAAGATACTGTTCATCTTAGTGATAATGATAGTGTTAACTCGGATGATCTTCAAAAAATTTATACTGTTGATGAGTTTGAGATCCGCATTTTGGAGTCAGGAAAATCTGGTGGACACTGGGAAACAAGGGCTACCATTCCGATGCAAACCTCTGAAAATGCTCTCACTGTTAGGGTGGTTACACTATTTGTAAGTTTAGATATGAGGTCCTTGAGGGAATTTTTACTGTTTCCTTGAGGTCCTTGTTGTCGTATTCTAATACAACTTTGGTATGCTTCTTTCAGAATACGACAACAAGGgaaaatgaaactcttttatctgtTGGCACAGCTTATGTGCAAGGTGAGGATGTAGCTGCTAGAGGAAGAATGCTGCTATACTCGTTTGGCAAAAATACTGAGAATGCTCAAAATCTGGTACTAACATGACAAGCAGCAAAATTGTTTCTGATCAGTCATTACCTTTAATTACAATTTTGAAACTTGAACTCGATGCTGGGGTCCACTTAGCATATAATTTGTCTGACAGGTTTCCGAGGTTTACTCCAAAGAGTTGAAGGGAGCTGTTTCTGCTTTAGCATCTCTCCAAGGTCATTTGCTGGTAGCATCTGGCCAAAAGATCACCTTGCACAAGTGGACTGGTACTGAATTGAATGGTATTGCATTCTATGATGCGCCTCTACATGTTGTGAGCTTGAACATTGTGAGTATATCTGTTCCCTCTCATATGTGTACCTAACTAAATACTCAGTAAATATTAAGGTTTATGATGGATTTCTCTTTTTCTATTCTAGATTTTGAGAATAGGGTTGCTTCTAGGCAAATAGAACCGTATAGTTTCTTTCTAGCATCAACTTAGTATGCAGTTTTCTTTAGCTTTTCCTTGTAATTTCACCCTGAAATGTTGAGTTCTGCTAGCAGCTGTCATTTCAGGATCAATGCAAGTTAAAGTGAATAAATTGGAAGATAGTACTTTATCTTCAGTTGTCTTACCTGTCTCATGGTATACTGCCTGGGAAAATACAAAAAGGTTAATTTGTTTATATACTTTGGTACAATCAATATATGGAGTACCTATTACAGGTTCACCAAAATATGGATGCATGATAGCGAGGATAGGATATAAATGAACAGTGGTTGGGAAGGGACAATGTATTTAGCCTAGCAGACAACTGGATAACAAAGCACCTCTAATTACTGTTTATTCATCACAGTCCGTGGACTATCATTTTAATCCATACTAGTTTGTAGTGCAAGGAGTTTAAAGTATCATTTAGTAGGTCAGTGCTCTCCACTCATCAGCTGAACTAGTCAATTTTTACAATTTCCTGCTCGATTTTGGTACCATGGTGATCTAAAATTTCAACTATATCGGTACGttagaattatttttttcttttagactGTGTTATTATTCAGGCCAAAAATGTATTTTAAGGTAATAAATAAATCTTTTCAATTGATCAATATGTCCAAGATCATGGATTATGGGCCTGGATATGAAAATTTTAACATAAATGGATGCACCAGTACTGGAAAGCTTGAAAAATAAGATAATACAGAAAGGACGCAATAATACATATTAATATTATCTGAGGTgatgaattttaatattgtttTTGTTACAATTTTTTCACTTGCAAGTTATGAGAATTTCAATATTAACATGTTGCAGGTCAAAAATTTTGTCTTGTTGGGAGACATCCACAAAAGCATCTATTTTCTCAATTGGAAAGAGCAGGGTGCTCAGTTGAGCTTGCTGGCAAAGGATTTTGGTTCTCTTGATTGTTATGCAACTGAATTTTTGATTGATGGAAGTACATTGAGTCTTGTAGTTTCTGATGATGACAAAAATATCCAGGTAAAGTATCTTGTATCTTCTGATTGTCATATGCACTTATCATAGTAGTTTCATAGTTCATACGACATGATAAAAGTGCCTTTTACAATTAAAGCCTAACTTGAAGATGTTTCTATCTGAGATGTTGTTATCTGTCAATGTGTGCTTTTAGAAGTTCAGACAACTAAAATATGGACATGGTAGTACTTCAGCATTAATTGTATAATGCATTAGTAAATTCTTTGTAGATATTCTATTATGCTCCAAAAACACTAGAGAGTTGGAAAGGGCAGAAGCTTTTGCCTAGAGCTGAATTTCATGCCGGGACCCATGTGACAAAGTTCTTGAGACTGCAGATGCTCTCTTCCTCTTTTGATAGAGCCAATACAGCTCCAGGATCGGACAAGACCAACCGGTTTGCCCTTCTATTCAGCACGCTAGATGGGAGCATTGGCTGCATCGCCCCACTCGATGAGCTAACCTTCCGGAGGCTTCAAACCCTGCAAAGGAAATTGGTTGATGCTGTTCCACATACATGTGGCTTGAACCCAAGATCATTTCGACAATTCCGTTCAAATGGAAAGGCACATCGTCCTGGTCCTGATAATATGGTGGACTGTGAGCTTCTTTCCCAGTAAGGATTCGTTTCTTCATGCCTTCGATCGCTTCTACTTTTCACTTTGATGACTTGTAGCAACTGTGATTGCTACCAAATTTAAGTCCAGGTGCTCCTACGAGGTATTTGGTAATATTTTGTTTTTCTGGGTATAGTTTTGGCATGATCCACTTTGAATATTTCAACataattttttatgtgtaaaTGGCAACCTTTTCTTGATATGAGTGTAAAGAGTAGCATAAAATTACTTTGTTACACCTTACCTAAGATGGGATATATTGATCAGATTTTAACTCTTAATGATTGAAATCAATGAACAGTCCCTGGCCTTGTTGTCACCAGAACATGTAGAAGATGAATTTTTCCTATATTAATCACATGAAATAAGTTTAAGCGGAGCCATCTTAGAATTTGTTACTTGAGTAATAAACTCTAAAAGAGAGGTTGATAGGCATTAAACATCTTGTTGCTTATGCAATTTACATCCTTGGAACAGGAATCAACACAAAAATAAGCTGTTTTTGGTGATACAGGCATGCCATATGCTGATACTATATACCGACAAGtcgcaagttctgagctttacatTTTCTTTATCGTGTTTTAGTTGGGTTACATTTTCTGAGCTTTAGATTTTCTTTATTGTGTTTTCTTTATCATGTTAAATGCCATACAAGATATGCCATTATGACCTTCTCTTGTTTGCTTTCCAGGTATGAAATGCTGCCACTAGACAAACAGCTAGAAATTGCTTTTCAAATTGGTACAACCCGCTCACAAATTCTTTCCAATTTAAATGATCTTTCGCTCGGAACAAGCTTCTTGTAACAGTAGGAGTGCAAACTTTCAACTCGTCAGGAGCATCTCTTGCATCTTTATCATCGGTGTAACACTCCTGTCTTCCAGTGTGATGCTTCTTTAATATTTACAGCTGTACAAAAGAAAATATGTATCCTCGACCAACTGTGATTGTGCACTCTGATGCAGCAAGGCATTAAAAGTGGCTTGACACATTTATTTGCCAAATGATGCTTCATCAAGCGGCCATTCCATCATAGCAGTGGAAATTGTGACTTCGTTACTTCACACAAATTGTGATTTCCTTCTTCCATCTTTCTAATGTAATTTGATGCCCGTATGTTGAATGATGCTGGTGCATGCCTAAACCTGTAGTTGTCGTAGTAGCTAAGCTTTATGTACACTTTATGCGTTTACTCAGCTTAGCATTGTAACAACTATAGAAATATTCAATTTATTTACCATTAACACACGTGCGCTGTCACAACTGATATTTCCTGCATACATTGGAACCATGTACTTTTGCGCATGGCACCGTGCCAATTTAAGATGATTTTGTGTACTGAACTATAAGGGCATGATATAAGCATGTGAATTGAATGCTATGGCTATCAATAGCTGTTGATTCTAACATATTCGGGTGCTATTATGTTGTATGAAATTGTATGGGATAATTGTATATTATCTCTTGTAGTTATTTATCTTTGATGTTTTGGTTTGTATTGTTATTTTTATAGTTGCAAAATGAACATCTAGATTTATTTATTCTAATAATGTTagttttattgatgaaaatataaaaataaaaggtaaataTATACTTTTAATGTTTTGTCGTAGATATAGTTAGTGGTGGTGGAGGATGGTATTGTTGGTATCGATGTTGATGTAGTTGTTTGGTTACTTTCAACGATAATAAGATTTGCTCTCATTGCGATGCTACTCGCCTTCACGAGGAGTACATCCTTGATCTCATCGTTGCTCGTCTCGTGTTGATGTAGATGGTAGTAGTCACTCCTCTTCCCCTTGTTCCTTTGTCATTTTATTCTCTTAGGAGTAACACTCCATAATTTTCAAATAGGATGCTTTTGCCCATCCTCTCCCTCGATTCGCCCCCACTCGAAAGTCTCCATCATACGTAATAAGTGTTCTGCCACCTCCCCTGACCCATTCGTGGTCGCGCTTGCCCTCCGCTCCAATGGCCTCCTGCACAACAATGACGAAGTGGATGAGCTCTAGTTAGTGCCCAAGGTCGCACCACACAGGGCAGCGTCCATCATGCAGGACTCCATTGGAGCAATTGGGTCGACGATGGATGCTACCCTCTATGGTGCTATGTCCATTGTGCAGGTGGCCATTAGAGTAATTGAGTCGACGATGAACTCCGCCCTCTATGGCATGGTGTCGAGCGTTAACCAAAGCTTATCCACGATGTTGTCGTCATGTGGGAGGCCATTGGAGCAGAGGGTGAGCACAGTGCAAATGGGTTGAGAGAGGCGATGGAGCACTTCTTGCGCATGGTGGAGTTCTTAATAGGAGGAGGTGGTGGGCAGAGGCATCCTCAGCTACAATGGGGTGGTAGAGGGATTTGAGGATTCTGAGATGCTACTCCCAAGAGAATGGGATGGCGAAGGATCGAGGGGATCGAGAGTGGCCATCACAAACTACGTCATTACAGGGCGGATGACAATGAGATTGATAGCTCGCTTCTCGTGGAGGCAAGTGGCGTCACGGTAAGAGCAGATCTTATCATCGTCGGACGTAGTAAGGCAACTACATCGATGTT
It encodes the following:
- the LOC135652831 gene encoding cleavage and polyadenylation specificity factor subunit 1-like isoform X1; translation: MSYAAFKMMHWPTGIEHCASGFITHSPSDSSPPQIPPAQADDLDSSEWPTQRRVGPVPNLVVTAANILEVYLVRIQEDDDRIPRPTGDQHGGGGTMDGLAGARLELVCHYRLHGNVESMAILSLGVDDHNKRRDSIMLAFQDAKITVLEYDDSSHELRTSSMHCFEGPDWLYLKRGRESFARGPVVKADPLGRCSGALIYGLQMIVLKAAQVGQGLVGDDEPTSTGGAVSVRIESSYVINLRDLDMKHVKDFTFVHGYIEPVMVILHEKEPTWAGRISWKHHTCMISALSISTTLKQHPMIWSASNIPHDANKLLAVPSPIGGVLVICANTIHYHSQSATCSLALNSFATQPEGSSEMPKAKFTVELDAANVTWLSPDVAMFSSKTGDLLLLTLIYDGRVVQRLELMKSKASVLTSGITTIGSSFFFLGSRLGDSLLVQYSTGTSGPTSANGKDEVADTEGDLHLAKRLRRTPSDALQEFASGEELSLYTTTPDSSETAQKFFSFIVRDSLINVGPLKDFSYGLRINADPNATGIAKQSNYELVCCSGHGKNGALCVLQQSIRPELITEVELPGCKGIWSVYHKGSRGHAADSSKTMMEDDEYHAYLIISLETRTMVLETADDLGEVTETVDYYVQGSTIAAGNLFGRRRVVQIFARGARILDGSYMTQELTFGVHNSELISNSEAPVVASVSIADPYVLLKMTDGSIQLLVGDPSTCTVSVNVPATFASSTELISACALYHDKGPEPWLRKTSTDAWLSTGIAEAVDGHDGLYNDQGDIYCLVCYESGTLEIFDVSNFKCVFSVDNFVSGKTHLFDKYAREPSRNSQGIKSKVTDEANGSVKKELPQDMKIVELAMQRWSGQYSRPFLFGILSDGTMLCYHAYLYEGLENTPKVEDAVSPHRSAEMGNVSASRLHNLRFIRVAVDTATSEEASNIVSRPRITVFKNVGGYQGLFLSGSRPAWFMVCRERLRVHPQLCDGSIVAFTVLHNVNCNHGLIYVTSQGYLKICQLPAVCNYDNYWPVQKVPLRGTPHQVTYYSEKNLYPLIVSVPVVKPLSQVLSSLVDQDTVHLSDNDSVNSDDLQKIYTVDEFEIRILESGKSGGHWETRATIPMQTSENALTVRVVTLFNTTTRENETLLSVGTAYVQGEDVAARGRMLLYSFGKNTENAQNLVSEVYSKELKGAVSALASLQGHLLVASGQKITLHKWTGTELNGIAFYDAPLHVVSLNIVKNFVLLGDIHKSIYFLNWKEQGAQLSLLAKDFGSLDCYATEFLIDGSTLSLVVSDDDKNIQIFYYAPKTLESWKGQKLLPRAEFHAGTHVTKFLRLQMLSSSFDRANTAPGSDKTNRFALLFSTLDGSIGCIAPLDELTFRRLQTLQRKLVDAVPHTCGLNPRSFRQFRSNGKAHRPGPDNMVDCELLSQYEMLPLDKQLEIAFQIGTTRSQILSNLNDLSLGTSFL
- the LOC135652831 gene encoding cleavage and polyadenylation specificity factor subunit 1-like isoform X2, with translation MSYAAFKMMHWPTGIEHCASGFITHSPSDSSPPQIPPAQADDLDSSEWPTQRRVGPVPNLVVTAANILEVYLVRIQEDDDRIPRPTGDQHGGGGTMDGLAGARLELVCHYRLHGNVESMAILSLGVDDHNKRRDSIMLAFQDAKITVLEYDDSSHELRTSSMHCFEGPDWLYLKRGRESFARGPVVKADPLGRCSGALIYGLQMIVLKAAQVGQGLVGDDEPTSTGGAVSVRIESSYVINLRDLDMKHVKDFTFVHGYIEPVMVILHEKEPTWAGRISWKHHTCMISALSISTTLKQHPMIWSASNIPHDANKLLAVPSPIGGVLVICANTIHYHSQSATCSLALNSFATQPEGSSEMPKAKFTVELDAANVTWLSPDVAMFSSKTGDLLLLTLIYDGRVVQRLELMKSKASVLTSGITTIGSSFFFLGSRLGDSLLVQYSTGTSGPTSANGKDEVADTEGDLHLAKRLRRTPSDALQEFASGEELSLYTTTPDSSETAQFFSFIVRDSLINVGPLKDFSYGLRINADPNATGIAKQSNYELVCCSGHGKNGALCVLQQSIRPELITEVELPGCKGIWSVYHKGSRGHAADSSKTMMEDDEYHAYLIISLETRTMVLETADDLGEVTETVDYYVQGSTIAAGNLFGRRRVVQIFARGARILDGSYMTQELTFGVHNSELISNSEAPVVASVSIADPYVLLKMTDGSIQLLVGDPSTCTVSVNVPATFASSTELISACALYHDKGPEPWLRKTSTDAWLSTGIAEAVDGHDGLYNDQGDIYCLVCYESGTLEIFDVSNFKCVFSVDNFVSGKTHLFDKYAREPSRNSQGIKSKVTDEANGSVKKELPQDMKIVELAMQRWSGQYSRPFLFGILSDGTMLCYHAYLYEGLENTPKVEDAVSPHRSAEMGNVSASRLHNLRFIRVAVDTATSEEASNIVSRPRITVFKNVGGYQGLFLSGSRPAWFMVCRERLRVHPQLCDGSIVAFTVLHNVNCNHGLIYVTSQGYLKICQLPAVCNYDNYWPVQKVPLRGTPHQVTYYSEKNLYPLIVSVPVVKPLSQVLSSLVDQDTVHLSDNDSVNSDDLQKIYTVDEFEIRILESGKSGGHWETRATIPMQTSENALTVRVVTLFNTTTRENETLLSVGTAYVQGEDVAARGRMLLYSFGKNTENAQNLVSEVYSKELKGAVSALASLQGHLLVASGQKITLHKWTGTELNGIAFYDAPLHVVSLNIVKNFVLLGDIHKSIYFLNWKEQGAQLSLLAKDFGSLDCYATEFLIDGSTLSLVVSDDDKNIQIFYYAPKTLESWKGQKLLPRAEFHAGTHVTKFLRLQMLSSSFDRANTAPGSDKTNRFALLFSTLDGSIGCIAPLDELTFRRLQTLQRKLVDAVPHTCGLNPRSFRQFRSNGKAHRPGPDNMVDCELLSQYEMLPLDKQLEIAFQIGTTRSQILSNLNDLSLGTSFL
- the LOC135652831 gene encoding probable cleavage and polyadenylation specificity factor subunit 1 isoform X4: MLLLTWAGYIEPVMVILHEKEPTWAGRISWKHHTCMISALSISTTLKQHPMIWSASNIPHDANKLLAVPSPIGGVLVICANTIHYHSQSATCSLALNSFATQPEGSSEMPKAKFTVELDAANVTWLSPDVAMFSSKTGDLLLLTLIYDGRVVQRLELMKSKASVLTSGITTIGSSFFFLGSRLGDSLLVQYSTGTSGPTSANGKDEVADTEGDLHLAKRLRRTPSDALQEFASGEELSLYTTTPDSSETAQKFFSFIVRDSLINVGPLKDFSYGLRINADPNATGIAKQSNYELVCCSGHGKNGALCVLQQSIRPELITEVELPGCKGIWSVYHKGSRGHAADSSKTMMEDDEYHAYLIISLETRTMVLETADDLGEVTETVDYYVQGSTIAAGNLFGRRRVVQIFARGARILDGSYMTQELTFGVHNSELISNSEAPVVASVSIADPYVLLKMTDGSIQLLVGDPSTCTVSVNVPATFASSTELISACALYHDKGPEPWLRKTSTDAWLSTGIAEAVDGHDGLYNDQGDIYCLVCYESGTLEIFDVSNFKCVFSVDNFVSGKTHLFDKYAREPSRNSQGIKSKVTDEANGSVKKELPQDMKIVELAMQRWSGQYSRPFLFGILSDGTMLCYHAYLYEGLENTPKVEDAVSPHRSAEMGNVSASRLHNLRFIRVAVDTATSEEASNIVSRPRITVFKNVGGYQGLFLSGSRPAWFMVCRERLRVHPQLCDGSIVAFTVLHNVNCNHGLIYVTSQGYLKICQLPAVCNYDNYWPVQKVPLRGTPHQVTYYSEKNLYPLIVSVPVVKPLSQVLSSLVDQDTVHLSDNDSVNSDDLQKIYTVDEFEIRILESGKSGGHWETRATIPMQTSENALTVRVVTLFNTTTRENETLLSVGTAYVQGEDVAARGRMLLYSFGKNTENAQNLVSEVYSKELKGAVSALASLQGHLLVASGQKITLHKWTGTELNGIAFYDAPLHVVSLNIVKNFVLLGDIHKSIYFLNWKEQGAQLSLLAKDFGSLDCYATEFLIDGSTLSLVVSDDDKNIQIFYYAPKTLESWKGQKLLPRAEFHAGTHVTKFLRLQMLSSSFDRANTAPGSDKTNRFALLFSTLDGSIGCIAPLDELTFRRLQTLQRKLVDAVPHTCGLNPRSFRQFRSNGKAHRPGPDNMVDCELLSQYEMLPLDKQLEIAFQIGTTRSQILSNLNDLSLGTSFL